A single window of Jiangella alkaliphila DNA harbors:
- a CDS encoding glycine C-acetyltransferase, with protein MYGAMRDELRKNLDEIRTAGLYKPEHVIGSPQSARVTLADGRSVLNLCANNYLGLADDPGLIAAAKRGLDEWGFGMASVRFICGTQLIHTELERSISDFLGTEDTILYGSCFDANGGLFETLLGPEDAVISDALNHASIIDGIRLSKARRLRYANADMAELEARLKESQDARFRLIATDGVFSMDGYLAPLDKICDLAEQHDALVMVDDSHAVGFIGENGGGTPDHFGVADRVDIVTGTLGKALGGASGGYTSGRAEIVEYLRQRSRPYLFSNSVAPSIVTAAHAVLERLVSGGELRARLRENTEYFRAEMTALGFDVLPGTHPIVPVMIGDASRAARLSELLFAEGVYAVSFSYPVVPHGAARIRTQVSAAHTLDDLREATQAFVRARAALG; from the coding sequence ATGTACGGAGCGATGCGCGACGAGCTGCGCAAGAACCTCGACGAGATCCGGACGGCCGGCCTCTACAAGCCCGAGCACGTCATCGGCAGCCCGCAGAGCGCGCGGGTCACGCTGGCCGACGGCCGCAGCGTCCTCAACCTGTGCGCCAACAACTACCTCGGCCTGGCCGACGACCCCGGCCTGATCGCGGCGGCCAAGCGCGGCCTCGACGAGTGGGGCTTCGGCATGGCGTCGGTGCGGTTCATCTGCGGCACCCAGCTCATCCACACCGAGCTGGAGCGCAGCATCTCCGACTTCCTCGGCACCGAGGACACGATCCTGTACGGCTCCTGCTTCGACGCCAACGGCGGCCTGTTCGAGACGCTGCTCGGCCCCGAGGACGCCGTCATCTCCGACGCGCTCAACCACGCCAGCATCATCGACGGCATCCGGCTGTCGAAGGCGCGGCGGCTGCGCTACGCCAACGCCGACATGGCCGAGCTGGAGGCGCGGCTGAAGGAGTCGCAGGACGCGCGGTTCCGGCTGATCGCCACCGACGGCGTGTTCTCGATGGACGGTTACCTCGCGCCGCTGGACAAGATCTGCGACCTCGCCGAGCAGCACGACGCGCTGGTCATGGTCGACGACTCGCACGCGGTGGGGTTCATCGGCGAGAACGGCGGCGGCACGCCCGACCACTTCGGCGTCGCCGACCGCGTCGACATCGTCACCGGCACGCTCGGCAAGGCGCTGGGCGGGGCCAGCGGCGGCTACACGTCCGGCCGGGCCGAGATCGTGGAGTACCTGCGGCAGCGCTCGCGCCCGTACCTGTTCTCCAACTCCGTCGCGCCGTCGATCGTCACTGCCGCGCACGCCGTCCTCGAGCGGCTCGTCTCCGGCGGCGAGCTGCGCGCCCGGCTGCGCGAGAACACCGAGTACTTCCGCGCCGAGATGACGGCGCTCGGCTTCGACGTGCTACCCGGCACCCACCCGATCGTCCCCGTCATGATCGGCGACGCATCGCGGGCGGCCCGGCTGTCGGAGCTGCTGTTCGCCGAGGGGGTCTACGCGGTCAGCTTCAGCTACCCGGTCGTCCCGCACGGCGCGGCCCGCATCCGCACCCAGGTGTCGGCGGCGCACACCCTCGACGACCTGCGCGAGGCCACCCAGGCCTTCGTCCGCGCCCGTGCCGCTCTCGGCTGA
- a CDS encoding winged helix-turn-helix transcriptional regulator, with translation MQRTDFGDMACSIARTLDVAGEPWSPLIIRDVWTGIVRFDELQRDLGISRKVLTERLAWLVGHGVLERRQYSERPPRYEYGLTAKGLELTEVLMAISAWGDRWTAGEAGPPVLLRHRACGEHVHAEIRCSHCGELLHGDEVDVVEGPGARP, from the coding sequence ATGCAGCGGACCGACTTCGGCGACATGGCCTGTTCGATCGCGCGGACGCTCGATGTCGCGGGCGAGCCCTGGTCGCCGCTGATCATCCGGGACGTGTGGACCGGGATCGTCCGCTTCGACGAGCTGCAGCGCGACCTCGGCATCTCACGGAAGGTGCTGACGGAGCGGCTGGCCTGGCTGGTCGGGCACGGTGTGCTGGAACGGCGGCAGTACTCAGAGCGCCCGCCGCGCTACGAGTACGGGTTGACGGCGAAGGGGCTGGAGCTGACCGAGGTGCTGATGGCGATCAGCGCCTGGGGCGACCGCTGGACCGCGGGCGAGGCCGGACCGCCGGTGCTGCTGCGGCACCGAGCCTGCGGGGAGCACGTCCACGCGGAGATCCGCTGCTCACACTGCGGCGAGCTCCTGCACGGCGACGAGGTCGACGTCGTGGAGGGTCCGGGCGCTCGCCCCTGA
- a CDS encoding pyridoxamine 5'-phosphate oxidase family protein: MNATTQPRAELLFGPGDATPMSTDEADLMPWSAAAEQLAALPKYWLATGRASGRPHVMPVMGVWLGGTLTVSSRPGSVKGRNLLRDGQCVVTATIELGDLVVEGDAGHVTDVARQRELAAAFVAKYDWRFGLRDGRIYEDSLPGSPEYAFFEIAPVKAFGYGPDGLTATRWRF, encoded by the coding sequence ATGAACGCGACCACACAGCCCCGGGCCGAGCTGCTGTTCGGACCCGGCGACGCCACCCCGATGAGCACCGACGAGGCCGACCTCATGCCCTGGTCCGCGGCGGCCGAACAGCTGGCCGCCCTGCCCAAGTACTGGCTGGCGACGGGGCGCGCGAGCGGCCGGCCGCACGTGATGCCCGTGATGGGCGTCTGGCTGGGCGGCACGCTCACCGTCAGCAGCCGGCCGGGCTCGGTGAAGGGCCGCAACCTGCTCCGCGACGGCCAGTGCGTCGTGACGGCGACGATCGAGCTCGGCGACCTCGTCGTCGAGGGCGACGCCGGCCACGTGACCGACGTCGCCCGGCAGCGCGAGCTGGCCGCCGCGTTCGTCGCGAAGTACGACTGGCGCTTCGGCCTGCGCGACGGCCGCATCTACGAGGACAGCCTGCCCGGTTCGCCGGAGTACGCGTTCTTCGAGATCGCGCCGGTGAAGGCGTTCGGCTACGGCCCCGACGGGCTGACCGCGACCCGCTGGCGGTTCTGA
- a CDS encoding MMPL family transporter: MATLLYRIGRFSYRSRRLVGAVWLAVIVLAGVAAATLSNPTADSFAIPGTESQEAFDLLEERFPGSSPDGAAARLVFAAPDGDTVSDAAHQQAIADAVAEIDAGPQVAEIVDPFTAGLVSEDGRVALAEVTYTVDFFSLEAQTRETLDDAVETAGESGLRVELAGTAAEPEPEPELGSELLGIAVAALVLVITFGSLLAAGMPLLTGIVGVGVGVALVTAATAFVDLSTITPILATMLGLAVGIDYALFIASRYRHELATGAPGDEAAGRAIGTAGTAVVFAGLTVVIALAGLSVVGIPMLTEMGLAAAVTVAIAVVIALTLLPALFGFAGRRMLARLPGLRSRSADPEDDDTPRLSHRWAGLVTRHPVVALTASVAGLAVLALPVLDARFGLPDEGTYPADTTQRQAYDLTVEGFGPGFNGPLLVIVDGDGAEAAATEVASGLQELDGVAMVTPPEPDAAGETAVITVVPTSGPSSPETERLVETIRAELAGRNAPAGTAVLVTGLTALYIDFSERMSQALLPYLLVVVGLSFVLLMLAFRSLVVPVKATLGFLLTMAATFGAMVAAFQWGWLTGLGVDEVGMINSMLPIIVIGIVFGLAMDYEVFLVTRMREAYVHGEPAVRAVTTGFGHGARVVTAAAIIMISVFGGFVLNEAADIRQMGFALAVAIAVDAFVVRMTIVPAVLTLVGERAWWLPRWLDRLLPNVDIEGARLTGALEDQNRQRVAVSPSGP; encoded by the coding sequence GTGGCAACCCTGCTGTACCGGATCGGGCGGTTCTCGTACCGCAGCCGTCGCCTGGTCGGAGCCGTCTGGCTGGCGGTGATCGTGCTGGCCGGGGTGGCCGCCGCGACGCTGTCCAACCCGACGGCGGACTCGTTCGCGATCCCGGGCACCGAGTCACAGGAGGCGTTCGACCTGCTGGAGGAGCGGTTCCCGGGCTCCTCGCCAGACGGCGCGGCGGCGCGGCTGGTGTTCGCGGCACCCGACGGCGACACCGTCAGCGACGCCGCCCACCAGCAGGCCATCGCCGACGCCGTCGCGGAGATCGACGCCGGGCCGCAGGTCGCCGAGATCGTCGACCCGTTCACCGCCGGCCTGGTGTCCGAGGACGGCCGGGTCGCGCTGGCCGAGGTCACCTACACCGTCGACTTCTTCTCCCTGGAGGCGCAGACCCGCGAGACGCTCGACGACGCCGTCGAGACCGCGGGCGAGTCCGGCCTGCGGGTCGAGCTGGCCGGCACCGCGGCCGAGCCCGAGCCCGAGCCCGAGCTGGGCAGCGAGCTGCTCGGCATCGCCGTCGCCGCGCTGGTCCTGGTCATCACGTTCGGTTCGCTGCTCGCGGCCGGCATGCCGCTGCTCACCGGCATCGTCGGCGTGGGCGTCGGCGTCGCGCTGGTCACCGCGGCCACCGCGTTCGTCGACCTCAGCACGATCACGCCGATCCTCGCCACCATGCTCGGGCTGGCCGTCGGCATCGACTACGCGCTGTTCATCGCCTCGCGGTACCGGCACGAGCTGGCCACCGGCGCGCCCGGCGACGAGGCGGCCGGCCGGGCCATCGGCACCGCCGGCACCGCGGTCGTGTTCGCCGGGCTCACCGTCGTGATCGCGCTGGCCGGGCTGTCCGTCGTCGGCATCCCGATGCTGACGGAGATGGGCCTGGCCGCCGCGGTCACCGTCGCCATCGCCGTCGTCATCGCGCTGACCCTGCTGCCGGCGCTGTTCGGGTTCGCCGGACGGCGCATGCTGGCGCGCCTGCCGGGGCTGCGGTCCCGGTCCGCCGACCCGGAGGACGACGACACACCGCGACTGAGCCACCGGTGGGCCGGGCTGGTCACCCGGCACCCCGTCGTCGCGCTGACGGCGAGTGTCGCCGGGCTCGCCGTGCTCGCGCTGCCGGTGCTGGACGCCCGGTTCGGGCTGCCCGACGAGGGCACGTACCCCGCCGACACCACGCAGCGGCAGGCCTACGACCTCACGGTCGAGGGATTCGGGCCTGGCTTCAACGGGCCGCTGCTGGTGATCGTCGACGGTGACGGCGCCGAGGCCGCGGCCACCGAGGTCGCGTCCGGGCTGCAGGAGCTGGACGGCGTCGCGATGGTCACGCCGCCGGAGCCGGACGCGGCCGGCGAGACCGCCGTCATCACCGTCGTCCCCACCAGCGGGCCGTCCAGCCCGGAGACCGAGCGGCTGGTCGAGACGATCCGCGCCGAGCTCGCCGGGAGGAACGCGCCCGCCGGGACGGCCGTTCTGGTCACCGGCCTGACCGCGCTGTACATCGACTTCTCCGAGCGGATGTCGCAGGCGCTGCTGCCGTACCTGCTGGTCGTCGTCGGACTGTCGTTCGTGCTGCTGATGCTGGCGTTCCGCTCGCTGGTCGTGCCGGTGAAGGCGACGCTCGGGTTCCTGCTGACGATGGCGGCGACGTTCGGCGCGATGGTCGCGGCGTTCCAGTGGGGCTGGCTGACCGGCCTCGGCGTCGACGAGGTCGGCATGATCAACAGCATGCTGCCGATCATCGTCATCGGCATCGTGTTCGGCCTGGCCATGGACTACGAGGTGTTCCTGGTGACGCGGATGCGCGAGGCGTACGTGCACGGCGAGCCGGCCGTCCGCGCCGTCACGACGGGCTTCGGCCACGGCGCCCGGGTGGTCACCGCGGCGGCGATCATCATGATCAGCGTGTTCGGCGGGTTCGTGCTCAACGAGGCGGCCGACATCCGCCAGATGGGCTTCGCGCTGGCCGTCGCGATCGCCGTCGACGCGTTCGTGGTGCGGATGACCATCGTGCCGGCGGTCCTGACGCTGGTCGGCGAGCGCGCGTGGTGGCTGCCGCGCTGGCTGGACCGGCTGCTGCCGAACGTCGACATCGAGGGCGCCCGGCTCACCGGCGCCCTCGAGGATCAGAACCGCCAGCGGGTCGCGGTCAGCCCGTCGGGGCCGTAG
- a CDS encoding iron chaperone — MTTEKKSYDGFDEAERAAMKERASELKKSKKPKANPEAELLEKIAEMPEADRVLAERLHALISAEVPELSPRTWYGQPAYSKGGKVICFFQAAAKFGTEYATFGFNDAPLLDNGTMWPTAFGLKKLTAEDEKLLVSLVKKAAG; from the coding sequence ATGACCACCGAGAAGAAGTCGTACGACGGGTTCGACGAGGCCGAGCGCGCCGCGATGAAGGAGCGGGCCAGTGAGCTCAAGAAGAGCAAGAAGCCCAAGGCGAACCCCGAGGCCGAGCTGTTGGAGAAGATCGCCGAGATGCCCGAGGCCGACCGCGTGCTCGCCGAGCGGCTGCACGCCCTCATCAGCGCCGAGGTGCCCGAGCTGTCGCCTCGCACCTGGTACGGACAGCCCGCCTACTCCAAGGGCGGCAAGGTCATCTGCTTCTTCCAGGCCGCGGCGAAGTTCGGCACCGAGTACGCGACGTTCGGCTTCAACGACGCGCCGCTGCTCGACAACGGCACCATGTGGCCGACCGCGTTCGGCCTGAAGAAGCTGACCGCCGAGGACGAGAAGCTGCTGGTCTCGCTGGTGAAGAAGGCCGCCGGCTAG
- a CDS encoding M20/M25/M40 family metallo-hydrolase gives MNGTAPDLDAMLARLESYVRHETPTGDAARLDALGEVLLARHRELGGTARRVPSPTGDHLVMEHPGRGAKAGAAPVLFLGHHDTVWPAGQLAGPMPWRVEDGVAHGPGAYDMKSGLVVMETALELARAAHEAGGAGHPPVRVVVVADEEVGSPTAGALVCDAARDAVAALGFESPHPDGSLKAGRRGSTRLRLGVEGVEAHAALDPDAGTSAVDELVDQLILVRSIVRHAPGDVLCNVGTVAGGGRTNVVPAAAHADLGLRFADAESERVVLDGLTSLRAIRAGATVTAEVMSRRPTWAPGDTTAGLLGTVRRAAASIGQRIDGAPAAGGADTNTTGSLGVATLDGFGPLGAGAHAVHEQVVVASLAERARLVAALLPLL, from the coding sequence ATGAACGGTACCGCACCGGACCTCGACGCGATGCTCGCCCGCCTGGAGAGCTACGTCCGGCACGAGACGCCCACCGGCGACGCCGCCCGGCTGGACGCGCTCGGCGAGGTCCTGCTGGCGCGGCACCGCGAGCTCGGCGGCACCGCCCGCCGGGTGCCGTCTCCGACCGGCGACCACCTGGTCATGGAGCACCCGGGACGCGGCGCGAAGGCCGGCGCGGCGCCGGTGCTGTTCCTCGGTCACCACGACACCGTGTGGCCGGCCGGGCAGCTGGCCGGCCCGATGCCGTGGCGGGTCGAGGACGGCGTCGCGCACGGGCCGGGCGCCTACGACATGAAGAGCGGGCTGGTGGTCATGGAGACCGCGCTCGAGCTGGCCCGCGCCGCCCACGAGGCCGGTGGCGCCGGCCACCCGCCGGTGCGCGTCGTCGTCGTGGCCGACGAGGAGGTCGGCTCGCCGACGGCGGGCGCGCTGGTCTGCGACGCCGCGCGCGACGCCGTCGCCGCCCTGGGGTTCGAGTCGCCGCACCCCGACGGGTCGCTGAAGGCCGGGCGGCGCGGCAGCACCCGGCTCCGGCTGGGCGTCGAGGGGGTCGAGGCGCACGCGGCACTCGACCCGGACGCCGGCACCTCCGCCGTCGACGAGCTGGTCGACCAGCTGATCCTGGTCCGCTCGATCGTCCGGCACGCACCGGGCGACGTGCTGTGCAACGTCGGCACCGTCGCCGGCGGCGGCCGCACCAACGTCGTGCCCGCGGCCGCGCACGCCGACCTCGGGCTGCGGTTCGCCGACGCCGAGTCCGAGCGGGTGGTGCTGGACGGGCTGACGTCGCTGCGGGCGATCCGGGCCGGCGCGACGGTGACCGCGGAGGTGATGTCGCGGCGGCCGACGTGGGCGCCCGGCGACACGACCGCCGGGTTGCTCGGCACCGTGCGGCGCGCGGCGGCGAGCATCGGCCAGCGCATCGACGGCGCGCCTGCGGCCGGCGGCGCCGACACCAACACCACCGGCTCGCTCGGCGTCGCGACGCTCGACGGCTTCGGCCCGCTCGGCGCCGGCGCGCACGCCGTCCACGAGCAGGTGGTCGTCGCGTCGCTGGCCGAGCGGGCCCGGCTGGTCGCCGCGCTGCTGCCCTTGCTCTAG